The Agarilytica rhodophyticola genome has a window encoding:
- the dksA gene encoding RNA polymerase-binding protein DksA encodes MPETQTKPGFALSDFTPYEEQSGEEYMNDKQREHFRELLLSWKRELMEEVDRTMSHMKDEAANFPDPADRASQEEEFSLELRTRDRERKLIKKIDSTLELLETDDYGYCDACGVEIGVKRLEARPTATLCVDCKTLDEIKEKQTLG; translated from the coding sequence ATGCCCGAAACACAAACAAAACCAGGCTTTGCTCTGAGCGACTTCACTCCCTATGAGGAGCAGAGTGGCGAAGAGTACATGAACGACAAGCAAAGAGAGCACTTCAGAGAGCTTCTCTTATCATGGAAAAGAGAGTTAATGGAGGAAGTCGATCGAACAATGAGTCATATGAAGGACGAAGCGGCCAACTTCCCTGACCCAGCAGATCGCGCTAGTCAGGAAGAAGAGTTTAGCCTTGAGCTTCGTACCCGCGACCGAGAGCGCAAACTTATCAAGAAAATCGATAGCACCTTGGAATTGCTCGAAACCGACGATTACGGCTACTGTGACGCATGTGGTGTTGAAATAGGCGTAAAGCGTTTAGAAGCAAGGCCGACAGCAACCCTATGTGTTGACTGCAAGACGTTGGATGAAATTAAAGAGAAACAAACACTGGGCTAA
- the ppa gene encoding inorganic diphosphatase, which produces MSLHLVPTGKNPPDEINVIIEIPMGGEPIKYEIDKESGALFVDRILSTSMRYPCNYGYVPHTLCGDGDPVDVLVFMNRPLLPGSVVKCRPLGVLKMTDESGEDAKVIAVPISKISKYYDKINTIEDLPQVKLQQIAHFFEHYKDLEEGKWVKVDGWEGVDAARKEIEESIEKYKQEPDQPRF; this is translated from the coding sequence ATGAGTTTGCACCTAGTTCCAACAGGGAAGAACCCCCCTGATGAGATAAATGTTATTATTGAAATCCCTATGGGAGGAGAACCCATTAAATACGAGATAGATAAGGAGTCTGGAGCCTTATTTGTAGATCGTATACTTAGCACTTCAATGAGATATCCATGTAACTATGGCTATGTTCCTCATACCTTATGTGGTGATGGCGACCCAGTGGATGTATTGGTGTTTATGAACCGTCCACTATTACCAGGTTCTGTTGTAAAATGCCGCCCACTAGGCGTTTTAAAGATGACGGATGAATCAGGTGAAGATGCAAAAGTTATTGCTGTGCCTATTAGTAAAATTTCTAAATACTATGACAAGATAAATACCATCGAAGATTTGCCGCAAGTAAAATTGCAACAAATCGCACATTTCTTTGAGCACTATAAAGATCTAGAAGAAGGTAAGTGGGTTAAAGTTGACGGCTGGGAAGGTGTCGATGCAGCAAGAAAAGAAATTGAAGAATCCATTGAAAAATACAAACAAGAGCCAGATCAACCTCGTTTCTAA
- the gluQRS gene encoding tRNA glutamyl-Q(34) synthetase GluQRS, with protein sequence MPSSPYIGRFAPSPSGPLHMGSLLCAVASFMDAKSHQGKWLLRIEDIDPPREQTGASDAIIETLQLHGLLWDEALVYQSQRSSLYKQALEFIDGHNLSYACTCTRKRLSTLAGVYDGHCRINNRSKNEINGDKLPAATRIDLQSALAHLNNYDLSEATLWDQIQGHINNDLTDLGDFIIHRKDGLFAYQLAVVVDDLAQGITHVVRGTDLLDCTHKQNLLLHLLHKSSQVTPQKLNYAHIPVLSLPTGLKLSKQNHAPAIDNYKAKENVLVALTYLHQSPPRELTQQSLHQVIQWGIENWDIKKIPKQKAMCM encoded by the coding sequence ATGCCTTCCTCGCCCTATATTGGTCGTTTTGCTCCTTCCCCTAGTGGTCCGTTGCATATGGGCTCACTACTTTGTGCAGTCGCAAGCTTTATGGATGCCAAGTCTCACCAAGGCAAATGGCTACTGAGAATTGAGGATATTGACCCTCCGCGAGAACAAACAGGCGCGAGCGATGCCATTATTGAGACATTACAACTGCACGGCCTTTTATGGGATGAAGCCCTTGTCTATCAAAGTCAAAGGAGCTCGCTTTATAAACAAGCTCTAGAATTCATTGATGGTCACAACCTGAGCTATGCCTGCACTTGCACTCGCAAGCGCTTATCAACACTGGCAGGTGTTTACGATGGTCACTGTCGAATAAACAACCGATCTAAAAATGAAATTAATGGCGATAAGCTGCCTGCAGCTACCCGCATTGACCTTCAAAGTGCATTGGCACACCTCAATAATTATGATCTCTCCGAAGCTACGCTCTGGGATCAAATTCAGGGGCACATTAATAATGATCTAACTGACCTGGGTGATTTTATTATCCATCGTAAAGACGGCTTATTTGCTTATCAACTGGCAGTGGTAGTCGATGATCTTGCACAAGGTATTACCCATGTCGTTCGCGGTACAGACCTACTTGATTGCACCCATAAACAAAACCTTTTACTGCACTTGTTACATAAGTCTTCGCAAGTAACACCTCAGAAACTTAATTATGCCCACATTCCTGTACTAAGTTTGCCTACAGGTTTGAAGTTAAGTAAACAAAATCATGCGCCAGCAATAGACAACTACAAAGCAAAGGAGAATGTCTTAGTGGCTCTAACTTACCTCCATCAATCGCCACCTCGCGAACTAACGCAACAGTCTTTACATCAAGTTATACAATGGGGAATTGAAAACTGGGATATCAAAAAAATTCCTAAGCAAAAAGCTATGTGTATGTAA
- a CDS encoding HAD family hydrolase, protein MLIIFDCDGVLVDSEQLAAQVFSSALAEIGVSMPADECFSTFHGKTLNACYSWLQENKKISLPVTFANMLERNTQSRFAAELRSVEGIEQVLDYLVQKQIPFCVASNGGHKKIRHSLKTTGLLSYFEHLFSAQDVALGKPHPDLFLYAARKMNTLASNVLVIEDSISGVRAAISAGMEVLLYGSVSEEAKWQGLGKVVENFSQMSELVELIDNKFNELKVEA, encoded by the coding sequence ATGTTAATAATCTTTGATTGCGATGGTGTGCTTGTTGATAGTGAACAGCTTGCCGCGCAGGTTTTTTCCAGTGCTCTCGCTGAAATTGGTGTTAGCATGCCTGCAGATGAATGCTTTTCAACATTCCATGGTAAGACCTTAAATGCCTGCTATTCATGGCTGCAAGAAAATAAAAAAATATCTTTGCCTGTGACTTTTGCAAACATGTTAGAGCGAAATACACAATCTAGATTCGCAGCCGAGCTGCGTTCGGTTGAAGGGATTGAACAAGTATTAGATTACCTTGTGCAGAAACAAATTCCTTTTTGTGTGGCCTCAAATGGAGGCCATAAAAAAATAAGGCACTCATTAAAAACCACGGGCTTATTGTCATATTTTGAGCACCTTTTTAGTGCGCAGGATGTCGCTCTAGGTAAACCACATCCTGATTTGTTTCTTTACGCTGCACGCAAGATGAATACATTGGCCAGTAATGTCTTGGTTATTGAAGATTCCATCTCAGGTGTTCGTGCAGCCATATCAGCAGGTATGGAGGTGCTGCTTTATGGTTCTGTATCGGAAGAAGCAAAGTGGCAGGGCTTAGGTAAAGTTGTTGAAAACTTTTCGCAGATGAGCGAGCTCGTAGAACTCATTGACAATAAATTTAACGAGTTAAAGGTAGAAGCCTGA
- the msrA gene encoding peptide-methionine (S)-S-oxide reductase MsrA has product MHFMRVLGGILLIAVCLQVQAKEQGETAVAVFAGGCFWCMEKPFDVLDGVLSTTSGYIGGSPREANYKAVSSGRTGHVEAVEIEYNPTKVDFATLLEVFWKNVDPFDNRGQFCDKGSQYLSYIYYYGDEQKTLAETSLAKIKAKFDKPIATKVIEGSKFYPAETYHQDYYKKNPVRYKFYRTGCGRDRRLEQVWGAS; this is encoded by the coding sequence ATGCACTTTATGCGCGTTTTAGGTGGAATATTACTTATTGCTGTATGCCTACAGGTGCAAGCAAAAGAGCAAGGTGAAACGGCCGTGGCTGTTTTTGCGGGCGGATGTTTCTGGTGTATGGAAAAGCCATTTGATGTGCTCGATGGAGTATTATCAACAACCTCTGGCTATATCGGGGGGAGTCCTCGGGAGGCAAATTATAAAGCGGTGTCTTCCGGTCGCACTGGGCATGTTGAGGCGGTTGAAATTGAATACAATCCAACTAAAGTAGATTTTGCTACTTTGTTGGAAGTGTTCTGGAAAAATGTCGATCCTTTCGATAATCGTGGACAATTTTGCGACAAAGGTAGCCAGTATTTAAGCTATATATATTATTACGGTGACGAACAAAAAACTTTAGCTGAGACAAGCCTTGCAAAAATAAAAGCCAAGTTTGATAAGCCTATAGCGACTAAAGTAATCGAAGGTAGTAAATTTTATCCAGCGGAAACCTATCACCAAGACTATTACAAGAAAAACCCTGTTCGCTATAAATTTTATCGCACAGGCTGCGGTCGAGATCGCAGATTAGAGCAAGTTTGGGGAGCATCATAG
- a CDS encoding TfoX/Sxy family protein: MTSNNGDLLGLKNLGMASVNILNAVGVNSYEDLSEIGAVEAFCRIKARGIHVSKVMLYALQGALMDVHWNDLTPDLKAQLVAEAEQSSKIA, encoded by the coding sequence ATGACTTCCAACAACGGCGATTTACTCGGCCTTAAAAACCTTGGAATGGCTTCAGTTAATATTCTGAATGCTGTTGGCGTTAATTCCTATGAAGACCTATCAGAGATAGGTGCAGTAGAGGCATTTTGTAGAATTAAAGCGCGCGGTATTCATGTGTCTAAAGTAATGCTTTATGCATTGCAAGGAGCATTAATGGATGTACATTGGAATGACCTTACCCCCGACCTAAAAGCACAACTTGTCGCAGAAGCAGAGCAATCGAGTAAAATTGCTTAG
- a CDS encoding sodium-translocating pyrophosphatase, producing MDVLLLPPLLGVLGLVVAFIVYSVLSRYSVGEGAVADIATEIHRGAMVFMRREYSILAIFAAVITIFLFIGFRSWHTPVAFVIGAICSAFAGYVGMYAATKANVRTTVAANTQGAASALSVAFYGGSVMGLTVASMGLLGLGALYLMFGSDPAHAEAIHGFGMGASSVALFSRVGGGIFTKSADVGADLVGKVEAGIPEDDPRNPGVIADNVGDNVGDVAGMGSDIFESYCGSMIASIAIASTMAVTTVAQIADSQADLMFIPLALASVGLLCSIAGILIVRIMSAKSPEVALRIGTIGATVIFMLASYALISSMGMSTALWLCVVAGAVGGIIIGLVTEYYTGGKPVQKIAKDGETGPATVLISGIATGMESVVIPVISIAGIIFVSSVLLPEGAGVFGVGIGAVGMLATVGITMAIDAYGPVADNAGGIAEMAGLGEETRAITDGLDEVGNTTAAIGKGFAIGAAGLAALAIIAAFIETVSANNADFALNISDPLVLCGMFLGAIFPFFVSALTMRAVGDAAFDMIKEIRRQFKEIPGLLEGKAKPDTDRCVEIATTAALKRMISPGVLAVAAPVIVGFALGPEALGGMLGGALICCVLLALTMANAGGAWDNAKKYVEKGNLGGKGSEVHSAAVVGDTVGDPFKDTSGPAMNILINVMAIVSLVIAPLL from the coding sequence ATGGACGTGTTGCTATTGCCACCGCTACTTGGTGTGCTAGGTCTTGTTGTTGCTTTTATTGTTTACTCCGTTCTGTCTCGTTACTCTGTTGGTGAAGGTGCCGTAGCTGATATCGCTACTGAAATTCACCGTGGCGCTATGGTTTTTATGCGCCGTGAATATTCCATCTTAGCTATTTTTGCTGCAGTAATTACTATCTTTTTATTTATTGGCTTTCGTTCTTGGCACACTCCTGTGGCATTTGTTATTGGCGCCATATGCTCGGCCTTTGCAGGTTATGTGGGCATGTATGCGGCGACAAAAGCGAATGTTAGAACCACAGTGGCAGCTAATACCCAAGGTGCTGCAAGTGCATTAAGTGTGGCCTTCTATGGCGGGTCGGTCATGGGCTTAACGGTTGCCTCTATGGGCTTATTAGGCTTGGGCGCACTGTATCTAATGTTTGGTTCAGACCCGGCACATGCTGAGGCAATTCACGGTTTTGGCATGGGGGCCTCTTCGGTGGCCTTGTTTTCTCGTGTAGGGGGAGGAATTTTTACAAAAAGTGCAGATGTTGGTGCTGATCTCGTGGGCAAAGTCGAGGCAGGTATCCCCGAAGATGATCCGCGTAATCCTGGCGTTATTGCAGATAATGTGGGGGATAATGTGGGGGATGTGGCAGGAATGGGATCTGATATTTTTGAGTCTTATTGTGGCTCTATGATTGCAAGTATCGCGATAGCTTCCACTATGGCTGTGACCACCGTTGCGCAAATTGCGGATAGTCAGGCGGACTTAATGTTTATTCCACTAGCCCTTGCTTCGGTTGGGTTACTGTGTTCCATAGCCGGTATTTTAATTGTGCGCATTATGTCGGCCAAATCGCCTGAAGTGGCGCTGAGGATTGGCACTATTGGGGCTACCGTCATATTTATGCTGGCGTCCTATGCACTTATCTCGTCCATGGGAATGAGCACCGCGTTATGGTTGTGTGTTGTTGCTGGTGCCGTTGGTGGCATCATTATTGGTCTGGTTACCGAATACTATACCGGTGGTAAACCTGTGCAAAAAATCGCAAAAGATGGTGAGACTGGGCCGGCCACGGTATTGATCTCCGGTATTGCCACAGGTATGGAGTCGGTGGTGATTCCCGTTATTTCAATTGCCGGAATAATCTTTGTTTCTAGTGTTTTGTTGCCCGAGGGGGCGGGCGTGTTTGGTGTTGGTATCGGAGCTGTGGGTATGCTGGCAACCGTTGGCATTACGATGGCAATCGATGCATATGGCCCAGTAGCCGACAATGCTGGAGGCATCGCTGAAATGGCCGGTTTAGGTGAAGAGACACGTGCAATTACTGATGGTTTGGATGAGGTGGGTAATACTACGGCGGCTATAGGTAAAGGTTTTGCCATTGGCGCTGCTGGGCTTGCTGCATTGGCAATTATTGCGGCATTTATTGAAACTGTATCGGCTAATAATGCGGATTTTGCCCTTAATATTAGTGATCCCTTAGTGCTGTGTGGCATGTTTTTGGGAGCAATATTTCCCTTCTTTGTAAGTGCATTAACAATGAGGGCTGTGGGGGATGCAGCTTTCGATATGATCAAGGAAATTAGACGGCAGTTCAAAGAGATTCCTGGATTATTAGAGGGAAAAGCGAAGCCCGATACTGATCGTTGTGTGGAAATTGCCACCACCGCAGCCTTGAAGCGCATGATCTCACCAGGGGTGCTAGCTGTAGCTGCGCCGGTTATTGTTGGCTTTGCCTTGGGGCCTGAAGCGCTGGGTGGGATGCTGGGTGGCGCACTTATCTGCTGTGTTTTGTTAGCCTTGACCATGGCCAATGCCGGAGGCGCTTGGGATAATGCCAAGAAATACGTTGAAAAAGGTAACCTGGGTGGTAAAGGCTCGGAGGTGCATTCTGCTGCAGTTGTTGGGGATACTGTAGGTGACCCTTTCAAAGATACCTCAGGGCCTGCTATGAATATTTTAATTAATGTTATGGCGATTGTGAGTTTGGTTATTGCTCCGCTGCTGTGA
- a CDS encoding M15 family metallopeptidase, which yields MDKHSKKNVIRNAVIGKDCTLIDSKSCEKPIHFELVSALRELQAQAEKNGFDLRIASGYRSFEQQLQIWNAKASGLRDVLDKNENALDITQLNPKELMFAILRWSALPGTSRHHWGTDFDVYDAAAIDDGYQLQLTVSETQKGGPFEAFYCWLDNILSQPAMSFFRPYTLNSQLEVAPEPWHLSYRPTAHLFQQELTIELVSDVIKNSEIALKTVILDNLEEIFQRFVVTSS from the coding sequence GTGGATAAACATAGTAAGAAAAATGTCATAAGAAATGCAGTGATAGGAAAAGACTGCACGCTTATTGATTCTAAAAGCTGCGAAAAGCCCATACATTTTGAGTTGGTTTCTGCTTTGCGAGAGTTACAAGCACAAGCAGAAAAAAATGGCTTTGATCTTCGCATTGCAAGCGGCTATAGAAGTTTTGAGCAGCAACTGCAAATATGGAATGCAAAGGCTAGTGGCTTGAGAGATGTTCTAGATAAAAATGAGAATGCGCTTGACATAACTCAGCTTAACCCAAAAGAGCTAATGTTTGCCATTCTTCGCTGGTCTGCATTACCAGGAACATCTCGTCATCATTGGGGAACAGACTTCGACGTATACGATGCAGCAGCAATTGATGATGGCTATCAACTGCAGTTGACTGTTAGCGAGACTCAGAAGGGAGGCCCATTCGAAGCTTTTTATTGCTGGTTAGATAACATTTTAAGCCAGCCTGCGATGTCTTTTTTTCGCCCCTACACTCTTAATTCACAACTAGAAGTTGCGCCCGAACCTTGGCATTTAAGCTATCGTCCTACTGCCCACTTGTTTCAACAAGAACTCACCATTGAATTGGTTTCAGATGTAATAAAGAACTCTGAAATTGCTTTAAAAACAGTGATTTTAGATAACCTAGAAGAAATATTTCAGCGTTTTGTTGTGACGAGTAGTTAA
- the mpl gene encoding UDP-N-acetylmuramate:L-alanyl-gamma-D-glutamyl-meso-diaminopimelate ligase: protein MHIHILGICGTFMGSLAQLAREAGHRVTGADANVYPPMSTQLEAAGIELIEGFHPSQLDLTPDMIVVGNVVSRGNPLMEEILDRGIAFTSGPQWLADHILRGKWVLGVSGTHGKTTTSSMLAWILEYAGMSPGYLIGGVPGNFSSSARMGNTDFFVIEADEYDTAFFDKRSKFVHYRPRTLVINNLEFDHADIFEDLAAIQKQFHHVVRCIPRNGLVVYKNQASIKKVIEQGCWSSRQCLGGVNIADVDKTEHAADKVTLSDELWNYTSRSQDNSHFDILLQDKVVASVDWQLNGLHNVFNAIAAIAAARHVGVLPELAGEALKHFRGVKRRMELIGDIAGVKLYDDFAHHPTAIATTLEGLRSKVGRERIIAIIEPRSNTMKRGVHKAGLLDSIAAANEVFWYQDQQLDWSLEEYVSVNDAANGNTFNNETFNSETLKKSQVCLSVDDIIDLVIEAIDGKPCHIVIMSNGGFQGIHTRMLTALTDKLERGKADL, encoded by the coding sequence ATGCACATTCATATCCTAGGTATTTGTGGCACCTTTATGGGGTCATTGGCACAACTGGCGCGCGAAGCTGGACATCGTGTAACGGGAGCAGACGCTAATGTCTATCCACCAATGAGCACACAGCTCGAAGCGGCTGGAATTGAGCTAATCGAAGGTTTTCACCCGTCGCAATTGGATTTAACCCCCGACATGATTGTTGTGGGAAATGTCGTCAGCCGTGGCAATCCTTTGATGGAAGAAATTTTAGACAGAGGTATAGCATTCACTTCTGGCCCCCAATGGCTAGCAGATCATATTCTCAGAGGTAAATGGGTTCTCGGTGTTTCGGGTACACATGGCAAAACCACAACCTCAAGTATGTTAGCGTGGATATTAGAATATGCTGGTATGTCACCAGGCTATCTTATCGGCGGCGTCCCTGGAAATTTTTCCAGCTCCGCGAGAATGGGTAATACGGATTTTTTTGTCATTGAAGCTGATGAGTATGACACGGCTTTTTTTGATAAGCGCTCTAAATTTGTACATTATCGACCCCGGACACTGGTAATTAATAATCTCGAATTTGATCATGCGGATATTTTCGAAGACTTAGCGGCCATTCAAAAACAATTCCATCATGTGGTGCGTTGTATTCCACGAAATGGTTTGGTGGTATACAAAAATCAAGCAAGTATAAAGAAGGTGATTGAGCAAGGGTGTTGGAGCAGTAGGCAATGCCTAGGTGGAGTGAATATAGCTGATGTAGACAAAACAGAGCATGCAGCCGATAAGGTAACGCTGTCGGATGAGCTGTGGAACTACACATCCCGCAGCCAGGATAACAGCCACTTTGATATTTTATTGCAAGACAAAGTGGTAGCAAGTGTGGATTGGCAGCTCAATGGCTTACACAATGTATTTAATGCTATCGCTGCAATAGCGGCAGCTCGTCATGTAGGGGTTTTGCCCGAGTTGGCTGGTGAAGCACTAAAACACTTTAGAGGTGTTAAGCGCCGTATGGAGCTTATTGGCGATATTGCAGGGGTGAAGTTGTACGATGATTTTGCCCATCATCCAACGGCTATCGCAACAACACTGGAAGGTTTGAGATCTAAAGTTGGTCGCGAACGTATAATTGCTATTATTGAGCCTCGCTCTAATACTATGAAGCGGGGGGTACACAAAGCGGGCCTACTGGATTCCATCGCTGCGGCTAATGAGGTGTTTTGGTATCAAGACCAACAACTAGATTGGTCTTTGGAAGAGTATGTTAGTGTTAATGACGCCGCTAATGGCAATACTTTTAATAACGAGACTTTTAATAGCGAGACATTGAAGAAATCACAAGTTTGCTTATCAGTGGATGACATCATTGACCTTGTTATCGAGGCAATAGATGGTAAGCCATGTCATATTGTGATTATGAGTAATGGCGGATTTCAGGGGATACACACACGCATGTTAACTGCGTTAACGGATAAGTTGGAGCGAGGAAAAGCAGATCTATGA
- the sfsA gene encoding DNA/RNA nuclease SfsA: MKFSPELLKGALVRRYKRFLADVLIGEELLTVHCPNTGAMTNCIVEGAPCWLSDSNNPKRKYRYTWELATTSTEHLAGVNTMRANALVKEAIENGTLKELQGYASLKTEVKYGENSRVDIVLERNRESCFVEVKSVTLGFDGGLGIFPDAKSARAAKHLDELIKVKEEGDRAVLLFCVQHTGISQVSPAEKIDPVYTQKLRQAVDAGVEVIAYQADISPQEICLNHSLPVYL, encoded by the coding sequence ATGAAGTTTAGCCCAGAATTACTAAAAGGCGCATTGGTGCGACGCTACAAGCGTTTCTTGGCCGATGTCTTAATTGGTGAGGAGTTATTAACGGTGCATTGTCCCAATACTGGAGCCATGACCAATTGCATTGTTGAGGGAGCGCCGTGTTGGTTGAGCGATTCTAATAACCCGAAACGTAAATATCGTTATACCTGGGAGTTGGCTACCACTAGCACAGAGCATTTGGCAGGCGTTAATACCATGCGCGCAAATGCTTTGGTCAAAGAAGCCATCGAAAATGGCACCCTCAAAGAGCTGCAAGGCTATGCCAGTCTTAAAACCGAAGTTAAATATGGTGAAAATAGCCGGGTGGATATAGTACTAGAGCGTAATAGAGAGTCCTGTTTTGTTGAGGTCAAAAGTGTGACTCTTGGTTTTGATGGTGGTTTGGGTATTTTCCCGGACGCTAAAAGCGCGCGCGCTGCTAAGCATCTTGATGAACTTATAAAAGTGAAGGAAGAAGGGGACAGGGCGGTTTTACTTTTTTGTGTACAACACACAGGTATTTCTCAGGTTTCGCCAGCAGAAAAGATTGACCCGGTTTACACTCAAAAGTTACGTCAGGCAGTGGATGCCGGTGTCGAAGTAATCGCCTACCAAGCTGACATATCTCCTCAGGAGATATGTTTAAACCATTCACTACCTGTGTATCTCTAG
- a CDS encoding Rieske (2Fe-2S) protein codes for MRELCSSSDVPEGTSKGFKISESNIFIVRRDGAVYCYENTCPHLGIPLEWKPDAFLDAEGELIQCSTHGALFIISSGECVSGPCVGNYLTPLDVLEQDGTVFLV; via the coding sequence GTGCGCGAACTTTGCTCATCTAGCGATGTTCCAGAAGGAACAAGTAAGGGGTTTAAAATCTCGGAGAGCAATATATTCATTGTTCGCAGGGATGGTGCTGTCTATTGTTATGAAAATACCTGCCCTCATCTCGGCATCCCACTCGAATGGAAGCCCGATGCATTTTTAGATGCAGAGGGAGAACTCATTCAATGTTCAACTCATGGAGCTCTTTTCATTATCTCTAGCGGGGAGTGTGTGTCCGGGCCTTGTGTGGGTAACTATTTAACTCCCCTTGATGTTCTTGAGCAAGACGGCACAGTATTCCTAGTTTAA